A single Longimicrobium sp. DNA region contains:
- a CDS encoding endonuclease/exonuclease/phosphatase family protein: MTAVLRWVVLGLGVLPVAATALSFSRSPHWSVRMWDFPRLQLAVVAALSGAAYGVFYFDGHALEWLFVAALVACLVYQGRKVFPYTPLARVQVQRSTRPKHDRTCFRLLISNVLMENDQHERLAQVVRDANPDIALLVEVNDEWARALEPLAAEFPHVIRHPQENYYGLLLLSRFPLVGARVDFLVQDDIPSVHTGFELPDGTVVLLHGLHPRPPEPVRDQDSTPRDAELVVVGRAIGESDEEPTVVAGDLNDVAWSRSSELFLRLSALLDPRVGRGLYNSYNAKNSLFRYPLDHVFHSGHFRLVSLERLPYVGSDHFPMLVELSYEPEAVRRQQPMPERPEDTEVADEMLEEQAEAAATGDDRPGRE; encoded by the coding sequence GTGACGGCGGTGCTCCGGTGGGTCGTCCTGGGGCTGGGGGTGCTGCCGGTGGCGGCCACCGCGCTCAGCTTCAGCCGCAGCCCGCACTGGTCCGTGCGGATGTGGGACTTTCCCCGCCTTCAGCTCGCGGTGGTCGCGGCGCTTTCGGGCGCGGCGTACGGCGTGTTCTACTTCGACGGACACGCGCTGGAGTGGCTGTTCGTCGCGGCGCTAGTCGCGTGCCTCGTGTACCAGGGGCGCAAGGTGTTTCCCTACACGCCGCTGGCCCGCGTGCAGGTGCAGCGCAGCACCCGGCCCAAGCACGACCGCACCTGCTTTCGCCTGCTCATCAGCAACGTGCTGATGGAAAACGACCAGCACGAGCGGCTGGCGCAGGTGGTGCGCGACGCCAACCCCGACATCGCGCTGCTGGTGGAGGTGAACGACGAGTGGGCGCGCGCGCTGGAGCCGCTGGCGGCCGAGTTTCCGCACGTGATCCGCCACCCGCAGGAGAACTACTACGGGCTGCTCCTGCTCTCGCGCTTTCCGCTGGTCGGCGCACGCGTGGACTTCCTGGTGCAGGACGACATTCCCTCCGTGCACACCGGGTTCGAGCTGCCGGACGGCACGGTGGTGCTTCTGCACGGGCTGCATCCCCGCCCGCCCGAGCCGGTGCGCGACCAGGACTCCACCCCGCGCGACGCCGAGCTCGTCGTCGTCGGGCGGGCCATCGGCGAATCTGACGAAGAGCCCACGGTGGTCGCGGGCGACCTGAACGACGTGGCGTGGTCGCGCAGCAGTGAGCTGTTCCTGCGGCTGAGCGCGCTGCTGGACCCGCGCGTGGGACGCGGGCTGTACAACAGCTACAACGCCAAGAACTCCCTCTTCCGCTACCCGCTGGACCACGTGTTCCACTCCGGCCACTTCCGTCTGGTGAGCCTGGAGCGGCTGCCCTACGTGGGCTCCGACCACTTTCCCATGCTGGTGGAGCTGAGCTACGAGCCCGAGGCGGTCCGCCGCCAGCAGCCCATGCCCGAGCGCCCCGAAGACACGGAGGTAGCGGACGAGATGCTCGAGGAGCAGGCCGAGGCGGCGGCCACGGGCGACGACCGGCCGGGGCGCGAATGA
- a CDS encoding DUF72 domain-containing protein, with protein MIRVGTAGWTLPRTEQEHFPATGTHLQRYAGRFSAAEINSSFYRPHRPSTYARWAESVPDGFLFSIKLPKTITHGQRLRDADALLDGFLAEAGGLGDRLGCLLVQLPPSLEFDGAVAEPFFSALRARSSFAVACEPRHPAWFGDEAADLLARFQVARVAADPARVPAAAEPGGWPDLVYYRLHGSPRIYYSAYEPPYLDALAARLRVEAAAGRQVWCIFDNTASGAAAADALGLAARLESLQQQVSHGGHGEHGGTAEGVSIPPP; from the coding sequence GTGATCCGCGTCGGCACCGCGGGATGGACGCTGCCGCGCACGGAGCAGGAGCACTTTCCCGCCACGGGCACCCACCTCCAGCGATACGCCGGCCGGTTCTCCGCGGCGGAGATCAACTCCTCGTTCTATCGCCCTCATCGCCCGTCCACCTACGCGCGCTGGGCGGAGAGCGTGCCGGACGGCTTCCTCTTTTCCATCAAGCTGCCGAAGACGATCACGCACGGGCAGCGGCTGCGGGATGCGGACGCGCTGCTGGACGGGTTCCTGGCGGAGGCCGGCGGGCTGGGCGACCGCCTGGGATGCCTGCTGGTGCAGCTTCCGCCCAGCCTGGAGTTCGATGGCGCCGTCGCGGAGCCGTTCTTCTCCGCCCTGCGCGCCCGCTCCTCGTTCGCGGTCGCGTGTGAGCCGCGGCATCCCGCCTGGTTCGGGGACGAGGCCGCGGACCTGCTCGCCCGCTTCCAGGTCGCCCGCGTCGCCGCCGATCCCGCGCGCGTCCCCGCCGCGGCCGAGCCCGGTGGATGGCCCGATCTCGTCTACTATCGCCTGCACGGCTCGCCGCGCATCTACTACTCGGCGTACGAGCCGCCGTATCTGGATGCGCTTGCCGCCCGGCTGCGCGTGGAGGCGGCGGCCGGGCGGCAGGTGTGGTGCATCTTCGACAACACCGCTTCGGGCGCGGCGGCGGCGGACGCGCTGGGCCTGGCCGCACGCCTCGAATCACTTCAACAGCAGGTCTCACACGGAGGGCACGGAGAACACGGAGGAACTGCGGAGGGCGTATCCATCCCTCCTCCGTGA
- a CDS encoding polysaccharide deacetylase family protein — protein sequence MIVIRNLLLAWTLALSACAPSIMPPVRTAGGDSCGGSVGQGGVPVLAWHGFAENPRPGEGNLTESWVRYDETLRFLADQGFRSVFPEDARLPGTDGGRQVILTFDDGRKEQLRAAEMLERHGFRGIFFVIPRRTRPDSDPQFLNSDDVARLARAGHRVSAHGYEHRSLPATGTEVAGSLVRSPGTIARNGGDDRLDFAFPFGHYTPEIADAIGRAYRHLHTVNPGYWDGRSALLPRMLIMSDVDLSTFTEYLLGGAAYAPVLRPLTPDGAVAGTATFVAEAPLPADAQVFAISADAEGRSYVGHPLGENLRVSGDTVTVDLAAHMARYHGPGRGVISYAIVSRRCGGMRYLSPGIMHWIRDPAMPLQPVPTPVRPETVVPRS from the coding sequence ATGATCGTGATTCGGAACCTACTCCTCGCGTGGACGCTGGCGCTCTCCGCGTGCGCCCCCTCGATCATGCCGCCAGTGCGGACCGCGGGTGGGGATTCGTGCGGGGGGAGCGTGGGGCAGGGCGGGGTTCCCGTGCTCGCCTGGCACGGCTTCGCGGAGAATCCGCGGCCGGGCGAAGGCAACCTGACGGAGTCGTGGGTGCGGTACGACGAGACGCTGCGCTTTCTGGCGGACCAGGGATTCCGCTCCGTCTTTCCGGAAGATGCACGGCTGCCGGGCACCGACGGTGGACGGCAGGTGATCCTTACCTTTGACGACGGACGCAAGGAACAGCTGCGCGCCGCCGAGATGCTGGAGCGCCACGGCTTCCGCGGCATCTTCTTCGTCATTCCCCGGCGCACGCGCCCGGATTCGGACCCGCAGTTCCTGAACTCCGACGACGTTGCGCGGCTGGCGCGCGCCGGGCATCGCGTCTCGGCCCACGGCTACGAGCATCGCAGCCTGCCCGCCACGGGAACGGAGGTCGCCGGATCGCTCGTCCGCTCGCCGGGCACCATCGCGCGGAACGGCGGTGATGACAGGCTGGACTTCGCCTTTCCCTTCGGCCACTACACGCCAGAGATCGCCGACGCCATCGGCCGCGCGTACCGGCACCTGCACACCGTCAATCCCGGCTACTGGGACGGCCGGTCGGCGCTGCTGCCGCGCATGCTCATCATGAGCGACGTGGACCTGTCCACCTTCACCGAGTACCTGCTGGGCGGCGCAGCGTACGCGCCCGTGCTGCGCCCGCTCACGCCCGACGGCGCGGTGGCGGGAACCGCGACGTTCGTGGCCGAGGCGCCCCTTCCGGCGGACGCGCAGGTGTTCGCAATTTCCGCCGATGCCGAGGGGCGCAGCTACGTCGGGCATCCGCTGGGGGAGAACCTGCGGGTGAGCGGCGACACGGTGACGGTGGACCTGGCCGCGCACATGGCCCGCTACCACGGGCCGGGGCGCGGGGTGATCAGCTACGCCATCGTCAGCCGCCGGTGCGGGGGCATGCGCTACCTGTCGCCCGGCATCATGCATTGGATCCGCGATCCCGCGATGCCCCTGCAGCCCGTTCCCACGCCCGTCCGCCCCGAGACCGTCGTGCCCCGAAGCTGA
- a CDS encoding GNAT family N-acetyltransferase, giving the protein MADTIIFLEEQPSEHDINAVVNGLVGYNDSQAEPEGAARLVLLLRDGDGTIRGGLLGYTHWNWLFVSHLWVHESLRGGGLGHKLLARAEAEAAARGCRNAHVDTFSFQAPGFYESLGYEVFGTLDDYPPGHSRCFLQKRGLRPAEPG; this is encoded by the coding sequence GTGGCGGATACCATCATCTTCCTCGAAGAACAGCCCTCCGAACACGATATCAACGCGGTCGTGAATGGCCTGGTGGGCTACAACGACAGCCAGGCGGAGCCCGAGGGCGCCGCGCGGCTGGTTCTGCTGCTGCGCGACGGTGATGGAACGATCCGGGGCGGCCTTCTGGGCTACACGCACTGGAACTGGCTGTTCGTCAGCCACCTGTGGGTGCACGAGTCGCTGCGCGGAGGCGGGCTGGGGCACAAGCTGCTGGCCCGCGCCGAAGCGGAGGCCGCCGCCCGCGGCTGCCGGAACGCCCACGTGGACACGTTCAGCTTCCAGGCGCCCGGCTTCTACGAGTCCCTGGGCTACGAGGTGTTCGGAACGCTCGACGACTACCCGCCGGGCCACAGCCGGTGCTTCCTCCAAAAGCGCGGATTGCGACCGGCCGAGCCGGGCTGA
- a CDS encoding sensor histidine kinase: MPDHPEGPPPARPPRPLPGFVRALLRVPLFYKILIANAAVVLVGTMFGSMLTAWFVRSYPEASILDVAGPLAAGGILATVLVNAVILKLALQPLDALERTAARVRRGDLDARVPLSPVADRELDRLTRTFNGMLDAAAVYRTRVREVASQALNAAEEERKRISRELHDETAQLLAALLIRIRVVKGAGDPQAVGALLEDMRREIGQALEGVRRFARGLRPPALDELGLVPAIESHLRSLREISEMELALAADPSVDEDLSAEAGLAVYRIVQESLSNVLRHSGATRASIRLDREGARLVVCVEDDGRGFSVPSVTAAGRGLGLFGMGERAAYLGGRVDVQSEPGAGTRVRAEIPIAPESMEDDED; encoded by the coding sequence ATGCCCGATCATCCCGAGGGCCCGCCCCCCGCCCGCCCGCCGCGGCCTCTGCCGGGGTTCGTGCGGGCGCTGCTGCGTGTGCCGCTGTTCTACAAGATCCTCATCGCCAACGCGGCCGTCGTGCTGGTGGGCACCATGTTCGGCAGCATGCTCACGGCGTGGTTCGTCCGCAGCTATCCCGAGGCCTCCATCCTGGACGTCGCGGGGCCGCTGGCCGCGGGCGGCATCCTGGCCACGGTGCTGGTGAACGCGGTGATCCTGAAGCTGGCCCTGCAGCCGCTGGACGCGCTGGAGCGCACGGCGGCGCGGGTACGGCGGGGCGACCTGGACGCCCGTGTGCCCCTGTCCCCCGTCGCCGACCGCGAGCTGGACCGGCTGACGCGCACGTTCAACGGCATGCTCGACGCGGCCGCCGTGTACCGGACGCGGGTGCGCGAGGTGGCGTCGCAGGCCCTGAACGCCGCGGAAGAGGAGCGGAAGCGCATTTCGCGCGAGCTTCACGACGAAACGGCGCAGCTGCTGGCGGCGCTGCTCATCCGCATCCGCGTGGTGAAGGGCGCGGGCGATCCGCAGGCGGTGGGCGCCCTGCTCGAGGACATGCGCCGGGAGATCGGGCAGGCGCTGGAAGGGGTCCGGCGGTTCGCGCGCGGCCTGCGCCCGCCCGCTCTAGACGAGTTGGGGCTGGTGCCGGCGATCGAATCGCACCTGCGATCGCTGCGCGAGATCAGCGAGATGGAGCTGGCGCTCGCCGCGGATCCGTCGGTGGACGAAGACCTTTCCGCCGAGGCGGGGCTGGCCGTCTACCGCATCGTGCAGGAGTCGCTTTCCAACGTGCTGCGCCACTCCGGCGCCACCCGCGCCTCCATTCGCCTGGATCGGGAGGGCGCACGGCTGGTCGTGTGTGTGGAAGACGATGGGCGCGGGTTTTCGGTGCCCAGCGTCACCGCGGCCGGGCGGGGACTGGGGCTGTTCGGGATGGGGGAGCGGGCGGCGTACCTGGGCGGCCGCGTCGACGTGCAGAGCGAGCCCGGCGCCGGCACCCGCGTCCGCGCCGAAATCCCCATCGCGCCCGAAAGCATGGAGGACGACGAGGACTGA
- a CDS encoding DMT family transporter, whose product MPERHDADAVEATPELEGGIAPVHTGQPNARVRWLTPGMRYMAAGAFFFSVMSLLVKHAGKDLPSQELVLARSIVTATLSAWAVRRARVSPWGTQRKMLVFRGIAGFLALSCFYHTLTNLPIADATVIQYTNPVYAGLLAVPLLGEKLRRREVLSVLASIVGVLLVTQPSFLFSGSPHALPPMSVVIGLLGAMCSATAYITVRKLGATEHPAVIVGYFSLVSIVGSIPVALQDWIWPTPMQWLVLLGIGVSTQLGQIAITHGLRLERAGTATATAYLQIVFAALWGVLFFAEIPDAGTIIGSLVIIASTLALTPRRRPTPAP is encoded by the coding sequence ATGCCTGAGCGCCACGACGCCGACGCCGTCGAGGCCACGCCTGAGCTGGAGGGCGGCATCGCGCCCGTCCACACCGGCCAGCCCAACGCTCGCGTTCGATGGCTGACGCCGGGGATGCGCTACATGGCGGCGGGCGCGTTCTTCTTCAGCGTGATGAGCCTGCTGGTGAAGCACGCCGGCAAAGACCTGCCGAGCCAGGAACTGGTGCTGGCCCGGTCCATCGTCACCGCGACTCTGAGCGCCTGGGCCGTCCGCCGCGCGCGCGTGTCGCCGTGGGGAACCCAGCGAAAAATGCTGGTGTTTCGCGGGATCGCCGGGTTCCTGGCGCTCTCGTGCTTCTACCACACGCTGACGAACCTGCCCATCGCCGATGCGACCGTCATCCAGTACACGAACCCCGTGTACGCGGGACTGTTGGCGGTGCCGCTGCTGGGGGAGAAGCTTCGGCGGCGGGAAGTGCTTTCGGTGCTGGCGAGCATCGTGGGCGTGCTGCTGGTCACCCAGCCGTCGTTCCTGTTCAGCGGGTCGCCGCACGCGCTGCCACCGATGTCGGTCGTCATCGGCCTGCTCGGGGCGATGTGCAGCGCGACGGCGTACATCACGGTGCGCAAGCTGGGAGCGACGGAACACCCGGCCGTCATCGTCGGCTACTTCTCGCTGGTCTCCATCGTCGGCTCCATCCCCGTCGCCCTGCAGGACTGGATCTGGCCCACACCCATGCAGTGGCTCGTGCTGCTGGGCATCGGGGTGAGCACGCAACTGGGGCAGATTGCGATTACGCACGGGCTGCGGCTGGAGCGGGCCGGCACCGCAACGGCCACGGCCTACCTGCAGATCGTCTTCGCGGCGCTCTGGGGCGTCCTCTTCTTCGCCGAGATCCCCGACGCCGGCACCATCATCGGTTCCCTGGTGATCATCGCGAGCACCCTGGCGCTCACACCGCGACGGCGTCCCACCCCGGCACCCTGA
- a CDS encoding fused MFS/spermidine synthase produces the protein MPPPPPPVPLPVRARSFALVGTFTASVFLSAFLLFLVQPMFGKMVLPLLGGSPAVWNTCMLFFQAALLGGYLYAHVSTQKLGVRAQVGVHVGLLAVTALLLPISVAGRSPEGSDAPIPWLLGTMLLTVGPPFFVLAGTGPLLQRWFAHSGHRNAADPYPLYAASNLGSMLSLFAYPALMEPRMRLAGQSAAWAIGFGALALLIAGAAAWVWRPVPPSTDQTDVAPADAESRTPTLSHSRTSVPWRERGIWTFLAFVPSAMLLALTTYITTDLSPVPLLWVLPLALYLLTFTLAFARRPPLPHEHMLWLQPPVLMVVVLLLLSGFVEEAVAAIPVHLAGLFVTGMVCHGELARRRPAVRHLTEFYLWISVGGVLGGIFNVLVAPVVFNNVYEYALSIALACLARPWPQERQGWRGHAMMAVRTVAVTGALLYIGANSKEMNPGLLMASAAALMLLLTLALARTPLWLALCLGTVMLYSTVKAIREPGVLLAERSFYGRFKVVEFGIIERFHVLRHGSTLHGAQSLRNPRDPITYYLPHGPVGQIFAATAPRAGRRKVAVVGLGTGTTAAYARAGEEWTFYEIDPHVVKMATDRRYFTYLPDSPAKTRIELGDARLSLARASEPKYDMILLDAFSSDAIPVHLLTREAMGTYLDRLAPGGVIAIHISNRYLDLEPVVAALVRERGLAARVSSGPDGKRKRYESIATWITVARTEEDLVIVAADSRWKPLTDRRVPPWTDDYSSLLSVFEW, from the coding sequence ATGCCCCCGCCCCCGCCGCCGGTTCCCCTGCCGGTGCGCGCGCGGTCGTTCGCCCTGGTGGGAACGTTCACCGCGTCGGTGTTCCTGAGCGCGTTCCTGCTGTTCCTGGTGCAGCCCATGTTCGGCAAGATGGTGCTTCCGCTGCTGGGCGGCTCGCCCGCCGTGTGGAACACCTGCATGCTGTTCTTTCAGGCCGCGCTGCTGGGCGGGTACCTGTACGCGCACGTGAGCACGCAGAAGCTGGGGGTGCGCGCCCAGGTGGGGGTGCACGTGGGGCTGCTGGCGGTGACCGCGCTGCTACTGCCCATCAGCGTGGCGGGGCGCTCGCCGGAGGGGAGCGACGCGCCCATTCCCTGGCTGCTGGGGACCATGCTGCTCACCGTGGGCCCGCCCTTCTTCGTGCTGGCCGGCACGGGGCCTCTGCTTCAGCGCTGGTTCGCGCACAGCGGCCACCGGAACGCGGCCGATCCCTATCCCCTGTACGCGGCCAGCAACCTGGGAAGCATGCTTTCGCTGTTCGCCTACCCCGCGCTGATGGAGCCGCGGATGCGCCTGGCCGGGCAGAGCGCGGCGTGGGCGATCGGCTTCGGCGCCCTTGCGCTGCTGATCGCCGGCGCGGCCGCCTGGGTGTGGCGCCCCGTCCCGCCATCCACCGACCAAACCGACGTGGCCCCGGCGGACGCGGAGTCCCGCACTCCCACACTGTCGCACTCACGCACGTCTGTCCCCTGGCGCGAGCGGGGCATCTGGACGTTCCTGGCGTTCGTGCCGTCGGCCATGCTGCTGGCGCTGACGACGTACATCACCACCGACCTCAGCCCGGTGCCCCTGCTGTGGGTGCTGCCCCTCGCCCTGTACCTGCTGACGTTCACGCTGGCGTTCGCGCGAAGGCCGCCGCTGCCGCACGAGCACATGCTGTGGCTTCAGCCGCCGGTGCTGATGGTGGTGGTGCTGCTGCTGCTCAGCGGCTTCGTGGAAGAGGCCGTAGCCGCCATCCCCGTGCACCTGGCCGGGCTGTTCGTGACGGGGATGGTGTGCCACGGCGAACTGGCGCGCCGCCGGCCGGCCGTGCGGCACCTGACGGAGTTCTACCTGTGGATCTCGGTGGGCGGGGTGCTGGGCGGCATCTTCAACGTGCTGGTGGCCCCGGTGGTGTTCAACAACGTCTACGAGTACGCGCTCTCCATCGCCCTGGCGTGCCTGGCGCGACCCTGGCCCCAGGAGCGGCAGGGGTGGAGGGGACACGCGATGATGGCGGTGCGCACCGTGGCGGTTACGGGCGCGCTGCTGTACATCGGCGCCAACTCCAAGGAGATGAACCCCGGCCTGCTGATGGCCTCGGCGGCCGCGCTGATGCTGCTGCTGACCCTGGCGCTGGCCCGCACGCCGCTGTGGCTGGCGCTGTGCCTGGGCACGGTGATGTTGTACTCCACGGTGAAGGCCATCCGCGAGCCGGGGGTGCTGCTGGCGGAGCGCTCCTTCTACGGGCGCTTCAAGGTGGTGGAGTTCGGCATCATCGAGCGCTTCCACGTGCTGCGGCACGGCTCCACGCTGCACGGCGCGCAGAGCCTCAGGAATCCGCGCGACCCCATCACCTACTACCTGCCGCACGGGCCGGTGGGGCAGATCTTTGCCGCCACGGCTCCGCGCGCCGGACGGCGGAAAGTGGCGGTCGTGGGGCTGGGAACGGGCACCACAGCCGCGTACGCCAGGGCGGGGGAGGAGTGGACGTTCTACGAGATCGATCCGCACGTGGTGAAGATGGCCACGGACCGCCGCTACTTCACCTACCTGCCGGATTCTCCGGCGAAGACGCGGATCGAGCTGGGCGACGCCCGGCTGTCGCTGGCGCGCGCGAGCGAGCCGAAGTACGACATGATCCTGCTGGACGCATTCAGCAGCGACGCCATTCCCGTGCACCTGCTGACGCGCGAGGCCATGGGGACGTACCTGGACCGGCTGGCGCCGGGCGGGGTGATCGCCATCCACATCAGCAACCGCTACCTGGACCTGGAGCCGGTGGTCGCGGCGCTGGTGCGCGAGCGGGGGCTGGCCGCGCGGGTGAGCAGCGGGCCGGATGGAAAGCGGAAGCGGTACGAGTCCATCGCCACCTGGATCACGGTGGCGCGCACGGAGGAGGACCTGGTCATCGTCGCAGCCGACTCGCGGTGGAAGCCGCTCACGGACCGGCGCGTGCCGCCGTGGACGGATGATTACTCGAGCTTGTTGAGCGTGTTCGAGTGGTAG